The following DNA comes from Meles meles chromosome 8, mMelMel3.1 paternal haplotype, whole genome shotgun sequence.
GTGGATGAGCGGCTGTTGCCCAGAAAGATCAGACTGAGTCGCTCAAAGCCGTCTCCTGATACCCATACATCCAAGCCTTCTAGCATGGTAAGCGGACCCACCTCAgtacccacagcccctggccgGCGCCTTTGGCGGCAGAAGAGTATAAATAAAGTACCAGAAGACAAGGGGAAACCAGGGAGAGCTAGTCCTCTACAGAGGACCCCAAGCCCATCTGGCCTTGGAAAGACAGGTGGGAGCAAGAAGCGGAGCCCTGAAGTCAGGGCACCAAACTCAGACTCTGCAGAAGAGGGGCAGGTTGGAAGGGTGAAACTTCGGAAGATTGTCAATGGGACATGCTGGGAGGTGGTACAGGAGCCTCCTCTCAAAAACTCTCAAGACAACCCTCAGATCCCAGAAGCTCAACACTCAGAAGGGACTGCGAGTACTCAGGCATCCTCACATAAAGAGCAGGGACTGTCATCTGCTCAGGTAGACCTGTGTCAGGACTCCCCCGTGTGCTCTAGACTCCAAGACATTCTGCTCTCTGCTAGCCACTCCCCAGACCACCCAGTGGTGAAGTCTGAGTTCGGGTCCAGTCCAGAACTGATAGGAAAGGAACCTGGGCTGGATATGGACTGCAGAGAGCCTTATGCATTTGACACAGCCCTGCTGGGGCAGCCCTGTGAAGCCGAGGAGTACCGCATCACGAGCGCTGCTGCCACCAGCGAGCTGGAGGAGATCCTGGACTTCATGCTGTGTGGCTCAGACATTGAGCCCCCCATAGAGTCTCTGCAAAGTCCTGGAGTGGAGGGCTGCAGGACCCCTAGCTATCACCTGACAGAAACAGGAAAGAACTGGATCGAAGGGGAAGAATGGTGTTTGCCAGACTTGGAACTCTGGCCCAGGGAGCTCACAGGACTGGAAAAGGAATCTGTTGGTGAGAACAGAGAGCCAGTTGAGCCCTTTAGCCCCCTTGTTATGCCCTCTGAGAACAAAGAGCCAATTGAGTCCCTTAGCCCCCTTGTCATACCCTCTGAGGTGAGTGAAGGGGAGGTACTTTCAGTAGGAGGCTCTTGGACTCCAGATCTGGAAATTACCAGTTCCCAACCACTGGATGGTCCGAGAGATAAGCTTCATATTGACTCTCTTGCCCTTCCCCAAAGGTCCTATGAGGACCTCTCACCTCCCTGTTCAAACTGGATGGACACTGGGCCAGAAGTGTCCCTAAGTATGGATGAAGTGTTGTATTCTGCTCCAGAGGCAGGCAAGGAGGTACCTGGCAACCCTGACTTGTTGGACCCGCGTCCTGCCAGCTccgaagaggaagaagagattgATGTGGTGGACTGGACATCCGAGGGGAGGCTGGTGCCCACTGGTATTCCCTCTGTGTGGCCCGACCCTTCCTCAGAGTCAGACACAGAAGTGGACATACTAACGTAGAACAGGAAGTAGGTTAGGGGCAATGGTAGGGTGGGAAATGTTGGCTAGCGAAAGGTATATTGACAGAGGCTAGCATATACCCTGTCCTCTTAGCACAAGAGGCAGGTGTACTCCTAGCTCTCTTAAggtcccttcttctctctccaggCTTTGGGAGCCAGGCAAAGTAGTACCATAGGTACAAAATTATGAACTTGAACCACCTTATTTCATTGTAATCTATTTTCCAGTTAACGATAAACAAGTGAAACTATAATCTGTGTGGTCCCCAACTATACTGGATCATAAGTAAAAACCAGCACCAGGTCTCCTAAGTTATGAGGCATCTAGTCACTGCTAATTCaataataaatgagaaagaatacCCTCTACAAAACACAAGATATTTTAGAAGGTGTGAAACAGTGCTGGGGTGGAACAAGTGGGTACGACTAATAGGACATTTTCCCATACCTAACATGTGTGGCTTATTTAGTCCAGTATGGGAGGTCTAGCCAGACCGCTGCAGGGGCCAAAAAGACATAACTTCCGTCATCACTTCCAAGAAGTGAGTTGAAAAAgatacatactttttttaaaaaataatttgctccccccccccccgccctcgcACAATTTTTGCAAGTATTTCACATGATCTACCAGAGAACCTAGGAGCTCCAGGTTAATTTGTGACctcagaatatgaaaaaaaaaaaaaaaaaacaaaaaaaacaaaaacaaggggaaCCAATCCCACAAAAAGCTGGTTTTGCCCATTTCTTATCAAAGATtaagttttactttattattcAAACACTTTATTTCAACTTTTATTGAACCAAATCCAAGAACAATTCAATGCCTTACTAGCAGGTTGCCTCACAAGTGAACCATCCTTTCTGGAGGGAAAGAAACCACGACTTCAGGTACATGACTAAAGTTTGGCCATGTTCCATCATAAATGCTCCAacatcaccagagacaggaagCTGTAAACATGACAAGGGGAAAAATAGGTTAGAGAAGGGGTCCAGGCACTCCAAAAGCCCGAGGACACTGTGCCCTCCACCCCAGAACCCACAAACCAAGGAGAATTCAAGAATTGCATCCTCCCCCATTTTACTCAGCATATCAAGTGCCTGACAACATGTCCAAAGACTAGAGATAAAGACCAGTCAAATCCTTGGGGCCATGAGGGATACTACTGTAGTTTTCACATGGGATTAACAGAAAACatactagaaataaaacaaaaaacacaaaaaggtaGGGTAGGGATAAGCACACATGAGGTTACACAAAAATTCTGGCCAGTATATGGGCGGGAAATAGCAAAAACAAGTGTCAATAACTTTAACTCCCAAACGAGGAAACCAGTGGGATTTACACCACCagctttaagaaacaaaacaaccgCCATCAGGTGTGCAAAATAAATCTAACGGAAACAAAAAGGGCCCGTTTCCCCACCCAGGGCAATAATCCACATCTTCAAAGGGCGCAAAGTGCATTTCTACAGTCATTCACATTACCATCAGCACCCTATAACTTAGCTCAAAAACATGCATCCAATTAGCAAAGAGCACATCAACAGGAAATAATTTTACTGCCGAGTTCTAGTTTTCCTACCCAGGAGCAAAGGGGAAATCCTGAGCAAGAAAAGTTGTAGATCGTGTGTGAAATGAGGGCTGCTTCGCAAATACCCCAAATCCACCCAAGCCCCCTTCAAACCTCAGCGTTGAGGACTTCTATCCAAAACACCCTACAAAAGGTGCTTCTTCAGCTCCTTCACCACCTCTTGAGGCTCCGGGAACTTCAGTTTGCGTGGGGGCCCCTTCTTAATCCCAGTCCAGAGCTCCACACCTGGGAAAAGACCAAGAAAGCCAAGTCACTTTGGAATGCACCAGCACGCCAAATGCCGAGGTGCCCACGGTCTGAGACCAGCGCCTCCCGCCTGCTCCCGGGCCCCCACTCACTGCTGCCGTCTGGGCGCAGCAGCGTCACCTCGAAGCTGCCCCTCCGGGGCTTGGCAGGGTTCACCTCCACCGGAAGCTCCGGGGTCTCCAGGCGCAGCGCCTGGCTCAGGGCCGCGGCGTTGCGCCCGTAGACGCGTCAGCTCGTGctagagagagacggggaaggtCAGAGGCTGGGGCCTTGGCCTGCGACGCCCTAGTCCACCTCCCCGGGCCTCTCCAGGCCCCTCACCAATGCTCAATCACGACGGTCGCCTCCCCTGCCTTCGCCGGCCTCTCCTGTTTCGCCGCCGCCGCGACCACCGCCACCTCGGCCTTCCGCTTTCTCCCACGAGAAGCCATGGCGCCCGGAGCCCTGCCGGAGCCTTGCCTGGGCGCGAACAGGGGTCGGGCCAATACCACTCCGAGCTCCAACCACAGGCCCGGAAGCCAGCCGCCGGGACAAAGCGTCTCGCTAGCCGCGCAGAGCGTGGCCCGGCGCACACGTGGTCTGGGGGGCGGGCTCCCTGGGCACAACCACTCTTCCCGCGGACGGAGGGGAGGGTGCGCTCCCTGGGGCACAACCACTCTGCCCgtggcgggagggagggagctaCAAGAAGCTCCAGACCGAATCACCCGCGCTTGCGGAAGGGCGCGAACTAGGCAGCTCTGCAACAAGCCTGGCTTCACACAGGCATTTCTGCAAGCCTCCGTCGGGTTAAATAGCTTGGACCACGACATACAAaccccacccccgctccctgGAAACCGCGGCCCAATCCCAAACCAAACCCATAGCCTAATTAGGCGAGGTCAGTACTCTGGGATTCAGGTAACTAGACTTCCCTGATCCTGGGACCATTGACGGGCAGTTGGAGAAACTCATCAGGATGGCCTTTGAAGTTGAGGAGGAGACAGGCGCTTCCTTTGCAATGGccaggcttttcttttctttttttttttttttaaagattttatttatttatttgacagagaaagatcacaagtagacagagaggcaggcagagagagaggggaaagcaggctccctgccgagcagagagcccgatgcgggactcgatcccaggaccctgagatcatgacctgagccgtaggcagcggcttaacccactgagccacccaggcgcccaggccaGGCTTTTCTAATAGGCAAGGAACACACAAAGGCACAAACAAAAGGAAATCCCAGTTTCTTTATTATGGAAAACCATCAACTGGGCGTTGGGAGTAGGGAGTAAGTGAAACCCCATTCCTGCCCAAGCGCTTTTTCTGGGAGGCCCCACCACACAAAGGAATGTCTCAAACCTATTCCCCTTCCTCCCAAACTCCAAAAAATAGGGGGATTATGCAATATTATCTTCGATGAGTACACTCAGTGGTTAAAGGTGCCTCCTTGGGACCAGTGACAAAATTAGCCTTATACTTTTTAATGAAGGCCACAGACCAAGCCAGAAGTGCCTAGAGAAGCAAGGGTCCTTGAGGGAAAAGTTCTAGCGCAGACTCCATACACAGGCATCTTCTGCTGGGTTGAATATAATCTAAGCAGACTGTGTAGGTCCACTAAGAGGAGGAATGAACACACAGCATGTTGGAGACATGTGAGTGGTGTACAAGAACTGATAACTGACCCAAGCTTGGAGGGAAAGCATTTCCTCATCCATGGCAGATTTCTCCCTTCTTCCAGTGAAAGTTGGTCACAGCAGTGGAGGCCATCCTGGAGGGTGCCTGTCAATTCCCTGGAAGCCTCTTTAAAATGAGAAGCAGCACCCTGCCCCTCTCAGGGATAGCCAAaggagaaaacataaataaaaggcCGAGGCCTCATACAAGGCTTGTGGTTACAGGAGGGGCAGGGCATCAGAGGTGAGGAAGCACTGACAAGGCAGGGATTCTATTTGTCCTTCTTGCTTTCCCTATCTGGTACTTCCGTGGGGTTTGAAGCCACAGGCCGCTCCTCAGGGGCATTATCTCCACCCTTTGATAGCTTCTTGGCCCGCTGATACAGTTCATTCAAATTGAATTCTCGGATCACATTCTCCTGCACAAAAGAGGTACAGACGCACATCAGGGTTCTGGTGGGACAGTCCTTACTAGGAAGTAAGAAGTATTCAGACACTTAAACATAGACAGtctaggaaaaaaggaaggaaaggacagAAATCTATTCTAATCTAACTCTCCTTTTTTGGGTACCTGGAAGAGTCAACCCTGTACAGTTAAGTACCCATTATGCGACCATTTCTGTGCCAAGAATTACAGCTACATTATTTAATGTCCTCTACAAAACAACCCTGTGATCCAAGTGTTACTCTCTTCAATTTTCTGCTAAGGAACCTCAGGTCTTCAGACTATACTGACGAGGGCCCTTGAGACTGAATCTTAACTAATAACTGTTCCCCTGTACTAGGAGTTCTGGCACATGGTAGAAGCACAACAAATCTGCTGAGTGAATTCATGAATGAAATCTGGTAACTAGACCACATCCTCAAAACTAGTGGGCcaagcagcagagccaggaatCAAACCCAGGCTGGACTCCAAAGCGGACCACTGTTCTACACCCTTCTCCAAACCACTCGCTCACTCTTTCAGATACCTCAGAGAAGGTCCAAGAGACAGCTCGTCCTTTCTTGTCAATCTGTGGCCTCCGCATGACCTCCTTGCCACCTTGGAATAGGATCAGGGTAGGGAGCTGCTTGGTGAGGGGCGACGTGCTCACTTTGTATCTACAGGACCCAGAAAGGACTCTATAAATGCATGTCTACATCACTGCAAGTGATTTACTGCTAGGCCCTCTCTCTAGGCCCTTACATACCGTTTACTAACATCAGTGTAGCGTCCAATGTCCACCTTCCCAAAATTTAGTCCTGTACAGTTGTacctaagaaaaatatattatttaacataaGGAAAGAAGAGAGTGGGTCAAGGGAAGTGGAAACACAAAtatttggggagggggaaaaacGCCTTTGGTTGCAATGTGAGAAATCAAGGCCAAAAACAATGAGAGGGAAAGCACAGCACCTCTGCTTCCATCATCCCTCCCCATACAGTACTCACTTGAGGGAGAGGTCAGCATAGATAGGAGCAAATGACTGGCAGTCATTAGACCAATTGGCAAAGAATTCCACAATCCAAGTGACCCTCTTGTCCCGCTCTAGCTCTTCCTGCCACACACAGGGAAGAACCAGTGAGCCGAATCACAAAGGCTTCCAGAAAGATTCAGACTTGAGCATCTAATTCTTCACCCTggctttccctcccctc
Coding sequences within:
- the BTBD18 gene encoding BTB/POZ domain-containing protein 18, producing the protein MCSPASSKILYRNPRFLRLAFLQLHHQQQTGVFCDVLLQAEGEAVPAHCCILSACSPFFTERLERERPAQGRKVVLELGGLKIRTLRKLVDFLYTSEMEVSREEAQDVLSAARQLRVSELESLQLEGGKLVKAPQGRRLNRECLQPPAAAPISARVVASSRRPRTPLPVTQTPCPLGPVRLKSSGKEEGPLEKSNRQNAENLSGNLPKKKARACPTPQEKSSSPSSHSQGPRENKSDPALVCTALSPPSMYPSVDERLLPRKIRLSRSKPSPDTHTSKPSSMVSGPTSVPTAPGRRLWRQKSINKVPEDKGKPGRASPLQRTPSPSGLGKTGGSKKRSPEVRAPNSDSAEEGQVGRVKLRKIVNGTCWEVVQEPPLKNSQDNPQIPEAQHSEGTASTQASSHKEQGLSSAQVDLCQDSPVCSRLQDILLSASHSPDHPVVKSEFGSSPELIGKEPGLDMDCREPYAFDTALLGQPCEAEEYRITSAAATSELEEILDFMLCGSDIEPPIESLQSPGVEGCRTPSYHLTETGKNWIEGEEWCLPDLELWPRELTGLEKESVGENREPVEPFSPLVMPSENKEPIESLSPLVIPSEVSEGEVLSVGGSWTPDLEITSSQPLDGPRDKLHIDSLALPQRSYEDLSPPCSNWMDTGPEVSLSMDEVLYSAPEAGKEVPGNPDLLDPRPASSEEEEEIDVVDWTSEGRLVPTGIPSVWPDPSSESDTEVDILT
- the SELENOH gene encoding selenoprotein H; protein product: MSWSKLFNPTEACRNACVKPGLLQSCLVRALPQARVIRSGASCSSLPPATGRVVVPQGAHPPLRPREEWLCPGSPPPRPRVRRATLCAASETLCPGGWLPGLWLELGVVLARPLFAPRQGSGRAPGAMASRGRKRKAEVAVVAAAAKQERPAKAGEATVVIEHCTSURVYGRNAAALSQALRLETPELPVEVNPAKPRRGSFEVTLLRPDGSSVELWTGIKKGPPRKLKFPEPQEVVKELKKHLL
- the TMX2 gene encoding thioredoxin-related transmembrane protein 2 isoform X1; the encoded protein is MAVLAPLIALVYSVPRLSRWLARPYYLLSALLSVAFLLVRKLPPLCNSLPTQREDGNPCDFDWREVEILMFLSAIVMMKNRRSITVEQHIGNIFMFSKVANAILFFRLDIRMGLLYITLCIVFLMTCKPPLYMGPEYIKYFSDKTIDEELERDKRVTWIVEFFANWSNDCQSFAPIYADLSLKYNCTGLNFGKVDIGRYTDVSKRYKVSTSPLTKQLPTLILFQGGKEVMRRPQIDKKGRAVSWTFSEENVIREFNLNELYQRAKKLSKGGDNAPEERPVASNPTEVPDRESKKDK